ACTCCGTGTCGGGCTCTATCGCTTGCAGCTCGGCCTTGTGGCGTGATACCAGAAAGCGGCTGATGCCGTCACCGGAGCGCTCGCGTTGGTACTCGATGCCGAGGGAGTTGCGCACGTTCGAACCCACGCCGTCCGCACCAATGATGAGGTCGGCACCAATGCTGGAGCCGTCGCCGAGTGTCAACTCCCCGAGTGCGGTGGCTGATTGCACCTCCGAGCTGGCCACTACGGTTGCGCCTGCCTTGCGGGCAGCATTCAGCAGTACGGAGTGGAGCAGCGGTCGCGTCATGGTCCGCCAACTGAAAGCCTCGAATGCTTCGTCTGACACGATCCGGTTCTGCATCCGAGTTTGATAGAAGGGAGGAGTCATGGAGCCGGTCATGAGTTCATCCGTTACGCCGAGCGCATCGAGCACTTTGAGACTGTTCTGAAAGAGGACGATCCCGGCACCCTCTTCGCGCAGCTTCTTGCCGCGCTCGTGCACTCGCACGGTCCAACCACGCTGGGCTAGGGCCACAGCCGCGGTGAGGCCAGCAAATCCCGCGCCGGAAATCTCCGCACGGCGTCCATTGGAAGTACTCATCCTGTGGTGTCCTTCGCTGTTTCGGCACATCGCTGGACTCAGCGTCTCATCACATGTTACAAACGCTTTCTCACATTACGCAATAGAAACATCATTCGAGAAGCGTCGAGTGGCGCGGGGTCAACGCGTTGCGCGGCCACGAGAGTGCGGCGCGGTCCTTTGCATCAGGTCGTATGGTCGCACGAGACCGACCCGTTGTCGTCATGCGCCGCGGTGTAGCACAACTACTGCCTGCGTGCTGGCGGGAGGCATCAGAACATCGCTTACGCACGTTCGATCACGCGTCCGTGCAACATCAAATTGACGAAGAAGCTGAGCATTCAAGCAGACCAGCCAAGGCCTCACATCGGCACGCGGTCATTCGCTCGCATTCGTGGAGCTTGCGTCTTTCAGGCGCCCTTCCTCGAGCAGTACCTGGTGTGCGGTTTTGAACGCCTCAAGGCCGGACGGGATGCCACAGTAGATCGTCGCTTGCAACAGGATTTCTTGTATTTCAGCAACGCTGACGCCGTTGTTGAGGGCGCCACGGACATGGAGCGCGAGTTCGCCTGGTTTGCCTGCTGCGGTCAGCATCGCGAGGTTCAGCATGCTTCGTGTCTTGCGGTCGAGCCCCTCTCGATTCCACGCATAATTCCAACACCATTCGGTTGTCAGTTTTTGAAAAACGGCCATGAATGCATCGGTGTTTGCCACCGAAGCGTCAACATATGCGGCCCCGAGCACTTCTCGTCTTGTTTTCAGTCCTGCAACGAAATCCGGTCCGCTGAACAGTTCTTGAACGATTGCGTCATCGTTGTTCACCATTGGCTTGTTCCAATCGTCGTTGTGGTGACTCCTGTCGACAGCTGGAACACACTGCCCGGGTTGGCCACCGGTTGTAATACGATCGCACATAAAAGCGGGTGGCTGCGGAGTAGGCGAAGTGGGCGAGCACGTTCGTCGGGTCCGTTCGCGATGTCAGGGGTTCGCCGCAGGCCTAGTTGAAAACCCGTCGCGCTTCTGTTTCGAGGCCTCACACTTGAGTCTGGGCGAGCACAGCAACCGTGACGCGTTGCCGGCGCACAGGTTGACGCGGTAATTTCGAGCAGATGCGTATTCGTTCCCTTTTCGCGACCGGCCTTGCCGTCGTCGTGGTCGGGGTTCTGGTCGGGATCGGTGCCGCGTTGCTATCCACCGCGGGAGCAGACCGACACCCGAACGCCCCGTCGCCGGATGCCGCCTCGACGGCGCAACCGAGCGCATCCGCATCGAAGACGGCACAGCCGAACGCGACCAGCAGCGCAAAACCCGCGACGCCCACCCCGACGCCGGAGTTCGCCGACTACGTCGCAATCGGCGACTCCTACGCTGCCGGAATGGGCGGAGGTAACGAGACCGGGCGTTGCCGACGCAGTCCGCAAAGTTATCCGAAGGTGCTGGCGCAGACCGAAGACATCCGTCTCACGCGGACCGCGGCGTGCAGCGGCGCCACGACGGCCGACGTGCAACGCGATCAGCTGGATGCGTTGAGCACCGAAGACGATCTGGTCACACTGACGATCGGCGGCAACGATCTTGACGTCGCAGGCTTGGCTAATACGTGCGCGAAGGGCGTCACGCGGTCATGTCAGGCGGACTTCCAGGAATCACTGACCCTGCTGAATGTGCTGCCCGATCGACTCGCTGCCACCTACGCCAAGGTGGTGCAGGCGGCGCCGCATGCCCGAATTGTGATCACCGGGTATCCATTGCTGTTCGTGATCCCGCCGACCGACAACCCCGAGTTCTCCACATTTGCCGTCGTCAATGCGGCGACCGCATCCATGAATCAACAGATTAGGGATGCCGTCGGCAAACTCAAGAAGAACGGCGCCAATGTTGCGTACGCGCCCATCAGTTTTGCGGGGCACGAATTCGGCACCAAAGAGCCATGGATCACGACTTCGGGGCCGGATATCTTCCACCCCAACGCCGCCGGCTATCGCGCAATGGCGAAGGCGATCGAGCGAGTGCTCGACTAGTTTCTAATCGAAGAGATATTCGAACTTATGTCCATAAAATGAGGTAATCTACTAGCATTTATGTACGAATCATGGCATAATCATAGCTATGGATGACCTTCTCGAAGTCGCAGCAGATGCGCCCGCGGTTGCCTTGTTCCGCGTGGCAGCCGATGCAGTGCGAGCGGCCATGGCAGAAGCGAATCCGGCGCGGCTCTCCGACAATGAATTGCTGACGACAATGGATGCGATCGAGGAGGCGGGTCGGCTGATCGATGCGGCGCGCATCGCAACTGCAGGCGAGGCGGCAGACCGCTCTCGTCCGATACTGGGTCATGACGGTTTGGCGTGGCGCACAGGCTGTCGCAACGGAAACGACTTGGTCACTCGCGTCACACGTGTTTCCGGCCGCGAGGCCGTAAGGCGAATCAAGCTCGGCGCTGCGGTTGCAGACCAGGTCGACATCGTCAGCGTTCGTCCCGCGCGATTCCCGGTAGTAGCCGACGCGCTTGCGCGCGGAATGTTAGGCGCCGATGCAGCAGACTTCATTGTCACCGGCCTCGACTCGTTGCCTCCGTTCTGCACTCCGACAGAGGTGGCTGTCGCGGAGCGCGCTTTGGTCGCAAGCGCGACGGGTGCCATTACAGACGAAACTGCCGGATTACCCGGAGCCGGGCTCGCGTTCGCCGCGGACCTCATCCGTGGTCAGGTGGAAATGTGGAAGGCTCGCCTGAATCCCGATGGCGCTGCGCCAAGCGACGAAGCAATCGAGCCACGAAGCAGTCTTGGATTCGGCCGACTGAAAGATGGGGTGTACCCCTTCCGTGGCGGTGCCACGCCTGAGTTCCGCGGTGTCATGGATACGCTGTTCGACACCTACCTGTCTGCGCATTCGTCGACGAAATTTCCGAGCGCGCAAGAGCAGGCCCGGATGGAATCCGGAGAAATTGTGCCCGGCGCGGGGGACGCCGATGGTGGAGTTCCTGATGGTCGGATTCCCGGCGACACTCGGACGACCGATCAGAAGCGGGCGGACATCCTTCGCTGCATCCTCGACGGCGCAGGTCGCGACGCCAGCACACCGAAAATGGGTGGAGCTGCCCCGCAGGTTATGGTTCACGTCAACGCGGTGGATCTCGTCAATGACGACGGGGTGGGCTGGGTCGAAGGCGTCGAAGCCCCGGTATCGATGAAGACGGTCGAACGACTGATCTGCGCAGGCGGGATGCAGACCATCGTCCTCGGCGGTGACGGCGAAATTCTGCACCTCGGTGACAAGGAGCGCTTCTTCACTGCGGCGCAGCGCCGAGCGATCGGCGCCCGAGATGAGACCTGCATTATTCCCGGCTGCAACATTCCGGCCCGGTGGGCTGAGATTCATCATGTGATTCCCTGGCAGAGTCACGGTGCCACCGATGTGGATAATGGCGTACTTTTGTGCTGGTATCACCATCACACCATTGAGACTTCAGGCTGGCTTATCCGAATGGTCAAGGGTATGCCAGAAGTGAAGGCACCTCCATGGATGCGCGGAAGCGGCCAGTGGGTACGCGCGGGCGCACATCGCGCCAGCAAGTCCAGGCGAAGCGCCCTCGGCCGGACGTGACGTCGGCCGGTCTTGCTACATAACCAAGTCGCGGCCCCTACCGTGACGCGAAGTCGTCGTGCCTGAGAGGCGAACGCGACGCGGTCGCGCTCAGTCCCGTTGCGCGGCGCAGTCGCGTCCGTAGGGCGAGCTCAACAACGAGCCGAGACGCATCCTAAAATGGCGGAATGACCTATCTGCCTGCCGATGATCGCTACAACACGATGCCCTACCGCCGCACCGGGCGCAGCGGCTTGAAATTGCCTGCTGTCTCACTGGGGCTGTGGCAGAACTTCGGCGACGACAAGCCGATGGAAACACAACAGGCCATTCTGCGCCGCGCGTTCGATCTCGGTGTGACGCACTTCGATTTGGCCAACAACTACGGACCGCCCTACGGCAGCGCCGAGCAGAACTTCGGCGTACACCTGCGGCGCGACTTCGCGCCGCACCGCGACGAGCTGATCATCTCGTCAAAGGCCGGTTACGACATGTGGCCAGGCCCATACGGCGAATGGGGCTCCCGCAAATACATGCTGGCCAGCCTCGACCAGTCGCTGAAGCGCATGGGCCTTGACTATGTCGACATCTTCTACTCGCACCGTGCCGATCCGGAGACTCCGCTGGAGGAGACCATGGGGGCGCTGCATACCGCCGTCACCAGCGGCCGAGCGCTGTACGCAGGCATCTCGTCGTATTCGCCCGAGCGCACACGGCGTGCCGCCGAAATCCTGGCCGACCTGGGCACACCGCTGCTGATCCACCAGCCCTCCTACTCGATGTTCAACCGCTGGATCGAAGATGGCCTGCTTGACACCCTGACGGAACTTGGCGTCGGCTGCATCCCGTTCTCACCACTCGCCCAGGGCCTGCTGACGGATCGCTACCTCGGCGGCGTGCCCGGCGATTCCCGGGTCGCACGCGAAGGGTCCGCGCACCGGTCGATGCTGAGCGAAGACACGCTGGTGCGCATCCGGAGTCTGACCGAAATCGCGGCAAGCCGCGGGCAAACGCTGGCACAACTTGCCATCGCATGGACGCTGCGCAACAGTTCCGTCACCTCAGCGTTGATCGGAGCGTCATCGGTGGCGCAACTCGAGGCCAACGTCGCTGCGATTGACAATCTGACCATCACCGATGCCGAACTCACCGCCATCGACGAATACGCGACGGATGCCGACATCAACCTGTGGGCGCCCTCGAGCGCGGTGCTCTAGGCGCGCCCGCGCGCCTGTGGCGGCGCCTCAGTTCGCGATGAGCTCCACGCTCACCGGCGTCGCATTGGCAAACAGGTCGAGAACGGGGCAGTGGGCGTCGACGGCGCGGTGCAGGTCCTCGTAGCGCGCGGCGTCCTCAGGTCCCGTCACGTTGATCTTCAGACGCACGGCAGAAAAGCCGGGGCGTACGGACTCGTCGATCCCGAACAGCCCTTCGACATTGAGGTCGCCCTCCGCCGTTGCCGAGATCGAGTCGACGCGGATGCCGAGGTTCTGCGCATACAGCCGGTACACCACGATCTGGCAGGAGATGAGGGCGCCCAGCGCGAACTCGACCGGGCTCGCCGCCACATCATCGCCTGCGAGTGCGCCCGGTTCGTCGACGACGAACGTGTGGCGGCCGGCCGCGATGACCGACGCAACGGAACCCTCGCCCTGGCCGGCAACCGTATAAGTCAACTGTGCACTCGCCGGATTGGTCGTGATTCGCTGCCCCCAGGCGGCACCGGCCTCCGTGAGCCGGCCGGCGCGCTCGACTGCCGTCACATTGGGGATCTCCGTGGCAATTGTTGTGGGTGATGACATGGTGGATACCTTTCAGCGCGGCCGGATGCTTGGCAAGAATGTGCGATAGCGGATGGGTCCCAGACTAGAAACGCATTTCGCGTCTGCCAATCTGCCGGGTCACGCGCCGTAACAAAGTCCGACGGCCTGGCAACATCCCGCGATCGGGCAGAGTCCAGGGGTCGGGCAACGGCCGCCGGCCGGGCAACCGGCAAGGCGCGCGGTCAGGTTTCGAGCAGCCCGCGAATGTCGTCGGCTGTCAGCGATGTACTGAATACGGCATCGTCATCGAGCACCGCGTCGAACAGTCGCGACTTCTGCTCCTTGAGGGCCATGACTTTCTCCTCGATGGTGCCGGAGGACACCATCCGGTAGACCATCACATTCTTGCGCTGTCCGATGCGGTGCGTGCGGTCCACGGCCTGCGCCTCGGTCGCCGGGTTCCACCACGGGTCGAGCAGAAAGACGTAGTCCGCTTCTGTGAGATTCAAGCCGAATCCGCCGGCCTTCAAGCTGATCAGGAACACCGGGGCGCTGCCGTCTTTGAACCCATTGATGACGGATGCGCGTCGCCGCGTCGACCCATCCAGGTACGCGTACTCGATTCCTCGCGCCTCAAGCCGTTCCTTGGCCTTGTGCAGGAATGAGGTGAACTGGCTGAAGATCAGGGCCCGGTGGCCTTCGGCGAGGACGTCCTCGAGTTGCTCGAACAGGGCATCCAGTTTGCTGGATGGCACCGCCGCATATTGTTCGTCGACGAGCGATGCGTCGAGGGCGAGCATCCGCAACAGGGTGAGCGAGCGGAAGACGATGAAGCGGTTGCGATCGAGATCCTCGATCAGCCCTAGCAGCTTTTGCCGCTCGCGCTGTAGGAAGGTGTCGTAGAGCTTGCGGTGTTTCGGCGCCAACTCGATCTGCAGCACTTGCTCTTGCTTGGCGGGCAGTTCGGGCGCCACCAACTCCTTCGTACGGCGCATCATCAGTGGGCGGATGCGTCGCCGCAGCCTCGCGAGCAGCACTGCGCTGTCGCCGCGACTGTTCTCGTGCTGCAGCGGGCGCACGTATTGTTCGGTGAAGCGCCGTAGCGACGGGAACAGTCCGGGTGCGGTGATCGCCAGCAGTGACCACAGTTCCATGAGATTGTTCTCGAGCGGCGTGCCGGTCACTGCGAGCTTGAAGGGCGCGTTCAAGTCGCGGGCGCACTGGGCGGCCTTCGCCGCGTGATTCTTGACGAACTGGGCCTCGTCGAGGATGAGGCCGGCCCAGTCCTGCGCCTGATACAGCTCGAAATCAAGTCTGAAGAGGGTGTATGAGGTGATCACGACATCGGCGCCGGCCCAGGTCTGCGCGAGCGGGGTGCCCGCCTTCTTTTGGGTCTTCGTGATGGCCGTGACGGCCAGGTCGGGGGTGAAGCGGGCGGCCTCGGTCACCCAGTTGGATACGACCGAGGTGGGGGCGACGACCAGGAACGGCGCCCTGCCGGTGGTCGAGTAAGGAGCGCTAGCGACTGTATCGAGACCGGGAGAGTCGATTTCCGGGGGTCTCGATACGCGTGCTCGTCCCTCGCGCGCTACTCGACCAGCGGGTGGTGTGAGCTGGTCTCGACTAGCGTGCGCGACTGAATGCGCAATCAGCGCCAGGGTCTGCACGGTCTTGCCGAGGCCCATATCGTCAGCGAGGATGCCGCCGAGCCTATGCCGCCAGAGGAATACAAGCCATTCGTAGCCGCTGACTTGGTACGGGCGCAGGGCCGCGCACAAGCCGTCGGGCAGCGGTGTATTCTGCGCGGGTGCGGCATCCGCGTCGGCGAGTGCCAATAATCCGCCTACGGCGGCCCGCCAGGCAACGGCAGGCTCTGATTCGTCGGCGAGGTCTTCGAAGTCGGCCCAAAGGCTCGCCTGGTAGCGGTTGATTCTCGGCCCGGTCTCCCACTCGTCAAGATCGCCGGCTTCTGCGATCAGTTCGCGCAAGCGGTCGAACACGGGCTGTCTGAGTGACAAGTACGAATTGTCGATCAGCTTCAACTTCGCCTTGCCCTGCACCAGCGCGGTGAACAGCGGACCGAACGGAATGCTCCGTCCGTCGAGTTGCACGAGCACTCCGAGATCGAACCAGTCGCGCTGGTCCGTTTCGACGGTCGAAACAGTCAGTGATGGCGTGCCGGTCAACTCGCGATAGTCGGGTTGTTCGCCGACGACGTCGACACGAACGCCCTGCAGCGCACGTATAACCGGTAAGGCATGTACCGTGAATTCCGCCGCATCGATCTCGAGCAGCGTGACCGTTGTGGATGCCGGTGCGTGCGTCAACACGATCGTCACGTTGTCTGACAGCGCGGCATCGCCGCCGATCCCGGCCAGGTAGTCGGCCAGCGCCGTGGCCGTGCCGGTGCGAACGAGCTCTTCTGTCTTGGCGTCACGCGTTCCGGTCTCCGCCGAATCCGCTTCGAGCGGCCTGCGCAGGATGTGTTCCCCGAATCGGTACTCCCAATCCCAGTCGAGTCGAAGCAGTTGATTCGGTTCGTAGCGTGCGGTGAGCACGAGAATGGGTGGCGCAATTTCCGGGAAGACGACGGAGGCATCCGTACTGGTCATTGAGATCGTCTGATGCAGCAGCGGAAAGAAATCGCCGAAGAACTCGGCGACGTCGTCGGCCGGGATCGTAAGTGGGTCGGCAGCGAGCATCCTGCGCTGTTCGGCAGTCAAGGGTTCGGCAGTCGGCGCGAGTGTGATCGTCGGTGCGCGCGTGCCGGAACTGCCCGTGCTCCACTCCACTGCGTAGAGACCGTGATCGCCGATCGAGCCGACCGCGCGTGGATCGACTGGCCGATCGCTGAACCGCACGATGGGCGTGAGGGTGAGTCTCCCGCTCGCGTCGGATGCAGCTGCGCCAGACGATGCAGCTGCGCCAGTCGATGCAGCTGCGCCAGACGATGCAGCTGCGCCAGACGATGCAGTTGCGCCAGTCGATGCAGCTGCGCCAGTCGACGCATCCAAGCTCACCGTGGCGGTCGCCGCGACGCTGACCGTGCCGTCGTTTTTCGAGCTGACCAGAGCGATTCCAAGATTTGCCGCCTGGTCGAGAAGGTTCCAGAGCAGGGGACTGGTGTAGTCGTTGAGGATGATCCTCTCCGGGTCCTGACCCAGATAGACGCCGTGCACGGCCCTGCTCACTGCGGAGAACTGACCGAACCAGCGCACCTGCCGCTCGTCGAGATTCAAGCGATTGATCTGGTAGTGCAGGGAGCCCCAGCCGACGTTCGAGGTCACCCACCGCCCGCGGCTACTTCGCACGACTGGCCGGACGGCGATGAGCACATTTTCTGTTGCGCCCGCGGGCGCGGCCACGGTGATGGTCGACGTGCGCTGCCAACGTCCGCGCGACTGGCGCGCCGTTTCGCGCAATTCGAACTGCAGCGCCAGCGGTGCCGGCGGTCGCGACTCTCCGCCGAATGCTTCCCCCGTGCCAAAGCGATCTGCCCACGGCCCGGAGCCGTTTCGCGCGGGTGAGTGCGGCCCACCGTCAGCCGGCAACCCGAGAGCCACCTTCCATGCCGCTTGGGGCGTGGCCGGGGCGGCCGGGGCGGCCTTCGGAATGCGTGCGCGGACTGCTTCCACGTTCCCGGCCAGAAGAGTCGCTGCGACATGCTTGCAGTCCTGGCGCACCGGGCAGCTGCATATTCCCAGCGTCGGGCGCCAATACCCAGGGCTGCCTGGCGCAAGCTGGATGCTGCACTGATACGGCTGCGCATCCGTTCCCTGCACCCGAGAGGTCAACCGCGCAGTGCCCTCATCCCAGCCGAGGTCGAACACAGAACTGCCTCGCGCATAGGGCCGGGCGCGCTCGAACGCGCCGGGTCCGACGAGGCTGCGGATGTCGGCGACATCAACCAGCGGGGCGAGAGCGGTCGGCATTCCTCCATGCTCTCACGGGGGTGCGACAGCCGATTCCTGGTCGACGTCGTACTGTGCAGTGTGCGCCGTAGACTGCCGGTGTGAGCGCAGAGTGCGACGATGAGGCGGCCGTCGCAGGCATCCGCTCGTTGCTTCGTGGGGCAGTCGAAGACCTCGAAGCCGTGCACGCTCGCGACGAGGCACTCGCCCGGTTCGTGCCCGCACGGCGGCAGGCACTGCTGCTGATGCGAAAATCGGCGTTGATTCCGATCGGCCGCGTCTGGCGGCTGGGCGTGTTTCTGCTCGGCGTTTCGAAGGCCGAGGATGCTGCGACTGCCAGTGATCCGGCGGGTGGTCCGGCGGGTGGTCGCGCGGGTGCTCCTGCCGATGTTCCCGCCGGTGACGGCGTGCTGCTGTATGCCACCGGCCAGACGACGCGGGCGGTTGATCCGCTCTACCGGGGCTTCCAGTCGGTGTCGGCCGAGACCCGGCGCGACTACCGCGGTGCCGCATTCCGTGGGCCGTTCGAGCGCGGCGAAACGGTCAATTTCGGCGCCACGGTGATCGAAATGGATGCTGCCAGCCTGCGTTCGTCGTCCGGACCGCTGCTGCTGCGTGACGGCGAAGCGCGGGTGCGCTGGGCCGCGTCAATCGACGCGGCGACGGTGCCGTTCGAGAGCTACCTGGCCGAGCGTGTCGAGTTGCTGGTTCATCCGCCGCAGGGGGCGTGAAGCCGAGCGCCGAGTGCGCGATGGTCCGCCGCGCTGCACGGCCCGAGATCGCTCGGGTGCGTGGAGTGTTCAGGCTGTTCATAGTGCGCGAAGTGTCGAATTGCCGAGCCATTCCGACACCTCGCGCACTATGAATGGGCCGATAAGCCGGCCGCCCGCGCGCAACCGCGACAGTCTGCATAGCGTTCGCGAGCAGACGCAGCAATGGCTGCGGCAGCGAGTAGAACGGAAGTATGGGCACGACGCGAGTTTTGACGGTGGGGCATTCGACGCATCCGATCGAGGAATTCATTCGGATGCTGCGGGCCAACGCTGTCGCGTGTGTCGCCGATGTGCGCACGATCGCGAAGTCACGTCACAATCCGCAGTTCGCAGAGGATGAGCTTCGGATCAGCCTGCCCGCCTCGGGCATCGAGTACAGGCGGCTCGAGAACCTTGGCGGCCTGCGGCACACAACGAAGAAGTCGGCGAACGGTGCGTGGCGCAACGCCTCGTTTCGCGGCTACGCCGACTACATGCAGACACCGGCGTTCGACGTAGCGCTCGCCGGGCTGATCGAGTTGGCGCAGGCGCAGCCCAAGTCGCAGGCCGTCGCGATCATGTGCGCTGAAGCGGTGCCGTGGCGCTGCCACCGCTCGCTGATCGGTGACGCGCTGCTTGTGCGCGGCATCGAAGTCGACGACATCATGACCGCGACGCAGACGAAGCCGCACACCCTCACCTCGTTCGCGCACGTCGAAGGAACGCGGGTAACGTATCCGGCGACGAGTACAACTGCCGACCCCACGAACACCACGGACACGGATGCGGAGGACACAATGGACGCAGATGCAGACAATGCGATGGACGCGGGCGCGGATGCCGATGCCGACACGGATGCTTTCGCGGCACTCACCGACTATCTCGACACCACGGACACGGTCACCATCGTGACCACCCGGAAGACCGGCGAGGAGAAACGCACCCCGATCTGGTCGGTGGTGGCGGGAGGTAAGCCGTACGTGCGATCGGTGCTCGGCCCGCGTGGTGCATGGTATCGGCGCGCAGTTGCCAGCGGTGCAGCGGCATTTGTTCTGCATGGTCGACAGGTCGCCGTCAATGTTCAGCACGTAACGGACGACGAGGCGATCGCCGCCGTCGATGCCGCGTACTCGGCGAAGTACTCGAGCCAGTCGTCGTCTCTGCACCCGATGCTGCAAGACGAATCGCGCGCGTGCACGCTGTTGATCGTGCCCGCCGCGTGAATGTTCGCTGAACAGATTTCAGTCGAGTGGGCATCGCCGACCGGCTCAAACGGCGCTGTGAGCCGCCACCGCATACGCTGAGTCCGTGCCTTCTTTTCGCGTGACGATGACGATCGGTGCGCTTGCACCGGGTGTGGCGCCGACCCAGGTCGTGCCCGCTGCGGAACGCGCCGCGGCGCAGCTGACGACGGTCGAGGCATCCGATGTGGCCGTGGTCTCTGGGGCGGCGCGCGTCACAGTGCGCTTCACCGCGGATGACGCGGAACTCGCGCAACAGATCGCGCAGCACACAGCGGATGCGACCGGCTCGCTCGCGCAGGTGCTCCGCTGGCGCCTCACCGAACGCGTCGGCGGCGGGTGGTACAACCGATGACCATCAGCACTCACCATCAGCACTCTCGCACTAGCATGACATCAGCATGCTAAAATCATGCTGTGGCCAACCTGCAGATCAAGGACTTTCCTGACGAAATGCACGCAGCGCTGCGCCAGCGGGCACGCGAGGAGCACGTCACCATGAGCCACCTTGCGACAGAAATGATCGAGCGCGAGCTTGCGCGCATCCGATTGAATGCCTGGATCGCAAAGCGCGACGCGGCCGCACTGCCGCGGATCGACGTGGATGTCGTCGCACTCCTCGATGAGGTGCGGCAGGAATATGCTCCTCGTTGACGCAAGTGCCGTCGTCGATGTGATCACTGATTCGCCGAATTCAGCGGCTGTGCTCGATCGTATCCGCGGTCAGGACCTGATCGCGCCGGAGATCGTCGATGTCGAAGTGTGCTCCGCGATGGCGCGATTGGAGCGTGCGAATCTCGTCACAAGTGCGGAAACCGACCGCGCACTGGCGTTGTACCGCGAGCTGCCGCTGCACCGGGTTGCGCACTACGATCTCATGAATTTTGCCTGGCAGCTCAGGCACTCCGTTCGGGTCGCCGATGCGTTCTACGTCGCGTGCGCGCTTGCCGTCGAC
The Rathayibacter sp. SW19 DNA segment above includes these coding regions:
- a CDS encoding FAD-dependent oxidoreductase, with product MSTSNGRRAEISGAGFAGLTAAVALAQRGWTVRVHERGKKLREEGAGIVLFQNSLKVLDALGVTDELMTGSMTPPFYQTRMQNRIVSDEAFEAFSWRTMTRPLLHSVLLNAARKAGATVVASSEVQSATALGELTLGDGSSIGADLIIGADGVGSNVRNSLGIEYQRERSGDGISRFLVSRHKAELQAIEPDTEWDNVIDFWNFEPRVLRVLYTPANDSELYLALMAPAADKDGSRVPIDLDLWTSIHPQLTPVLEEVAGKTGKHYGYQTTRVAEWTRGRVALVGDSAHAMCPALAQGAGCAMVNAYTLAQAVSDAAQSDIPDALSEWERLERPYTDRCQERSQYFAESRAMSKGNQFVGENVEAALYDALDPHRHDAVLRTN
- a CDS encoding carboxymuconolactone decarboxylase family protein — encoded protein: MVNNDDAIVQELFSGPDFVAGLKTRREVLGAAYVDASVANTDAFMAVFQKLTTEWCWNYAWNREGLDRKTRSMLNLAMLTAAGKPGELALHVRGALNNGVSVAEIQEILLQATIYCGIPSGLEAFKTAHQVLLEEGRLKDASSTNASE
- a CDS encoding SGNH/GDSL hydrolase family protein, producing MRIRSLFATGLAVVVVGVLVGIGAALLSTAGADRHPNAPSPDAASTAQPSASASKTAQPNATSSAKPATPTPTPEFADYVAIGDSYAAGMGGGNETGRCRRSPQSYPKVLAQTEDIRLTRTAACSGATTADVQRDQLDALSTEDDLVTLTIGGNDLDVAGLANTCAKGVTRSCQADFQESLTLLNVLPDRLAATYAKVVQAAPHARIVITGYPLLFVIPPTDNPEFSTFAVVNAATASMNQQIRDAVGKLKKNGANVAYAPISFAGHEFGTKEPWITTSGPDIFHPNAAGYRAMAKAIERVLD
- a CDS encoding HNH endonuclease signature motif containing protein translates to MDDLLEVAADAPAVALFRVAADAVRAAMAEANPARLSDNELLTTMDAIEEAGRLIDAARIATAGEAADRSRPILGHDGLAWRTGCRNGNDLVTRVTRVSGREAVRRIKLGAAVADQVDIVSVRPARFPVVADALARGMLGADAADFIVTGLDSLPPFCTPTEVAVAERALVASATGAITDETAGLPGAGLAFAADLIRGQVEMWKARLNPDGAAPSDEAIEPRSSLGFGRLKDGVYPFRGGATPEFRGVMDTLFDTYLSAHSSTKFPSAQEQARMESGEIVPGAGDADGGVPDGRIPGDTRTTDQKRADILRCILDGAGRDASTPKMGGAAPQVMVHVNAVDLVNDDGVGWVEGVEAPVSMKTVERLICAGGMQTIVLGGDGEILHLGDKERFFTAAQRRAIGARDETCIIPGCNIPARWAEIHHVIPWQSHGATDVDNGVLLCWYHHHTIETSGWLIRMVKGMPEVKAPPWMRGSGQWVRAGAHRASKSRRSALGRT
- the mgrA gene encoding L-glyceraldehyde 3-phosphate reductase; this encodes MTYLPADDRYNTMPYRRTGRSGLKLPAVSLGLWQNFGDDKPMETQQAILRRAFDLGVTHFDLANNYGPPYGSAEQNFGVHLRRDFAPHRDELIISSKAGYDMWPGPYGEWGSRKYMLASLDQSLKRMGLDYVDIFYSHRADPETPLEETMGALHTAVTSGRALYAGISSYSPERTRRAAEILADLGTPLLIHQPSYSMFNRWIEDGLLDTLTELGVGCIPFSPLAQGLLTDRYLGGVPGDSRVAREGSAHRSMLSEDTLVRIRSLTEIAASRGQTLAQLAIAWTLRNSSVTSALIGASSVAQLEANVAAIDNLTITDAELTAIDEYATDADINLWAPSSAVL
- a CDS encoding OsmC family protein, which codes for MSSPTTIATEIPNVTAVERAGRLTEAGAAWGQRITTNPASAQLTYTVAGQGEGSVASVIAAGRHTFVVDEPGALAGDDVAASPVEFALGALISCQIVVYRLYAQNLGIRVDSISATAEGDLNVEGLFGIDESVRPGFSAVRLKINVTGPEDAARYEDLHRAVDAHCPVLDLFANATPVSVELIAN